One Dermochelys coriacea isolate rDerCor1 chromosome 21, rDerCor1.pri.v4, whole genome shotgun sequence genomic window carries:
- the LOC119846214 gene encoding acidic mammalian chitinase-like has product MVGFGAYARTFTLNDPSNHGLVAPASGPGAAGAYTLAYFEVCTFLKSGATVMWNALQDVPYAYKGNQWIGYDNPKSFAIKVNLLSVISLCSG; this is encoded by the exons ATGGTTGGATTCGGGGCCTATGCCCGCACCTTCACCCTCAACGACCCTTCCAACCATGGCCTGGTTGCCCCAGCCTCCGGCCCAGGTGCCGCGGGAGCTTACACCCTGGCCTACTTTGAG GTCTGTACCTTCTTGAAGAGCGGAGCCACCGTCATGTGGAATGCCCTTCAGGATGTCCCTTATGCCTACAAAGGAAATCAGTGGATTGGCTATGACAACCCTAAGAGCTTCGCCATCAAGGTAAACCTGTTGTCTGTCATCTCTTTGTGCTCCGGGTAA